Below is a window of Streptomyces qaidamensis DNA.
GCGGCTTCAACATCGACTCGCTCGCCGTCGGTGTCACCGAGCACCCCGACATCTCCCGCATCACCATCGTCGTCGGCGTGGAGGACCTGCCGCTGGAGCAGGTCACCAAGCAGCTCAACAAGCTCGTCAACGTGCTGAAGATCGTCGAGCTGGAGCCGGCGCAGGCGGTGCAGCGCGAACTCGTCCTGGTGAAGGTGCGCGCCGACAACGAGACGCGCTCCCAGATCGTCGAGATCGTCCAGCTGTTCCGCGCCAAGACCGTCGACGTCTCCCCGGAGGCCGTCACCATCGAGGCCACCGGATCCGGCGAGAAGCTGACCGCGATGCTCAAGATGCTGGAGCCGTACGGCATCAAGGAGCTCGTCCAGTCCGGCACGATCGCGATCGGACGCGGCGCCCGCTCCATCACGGACCGGTCGCTGCGCGCCCTGGACCGGTCGGCCTGAGACCCGAAGCGGGCGGTCGACGCGCCGTCGGCCGCCCGTATTCCGAGACCATCGGACGTCCCTTCCGCCCCCCGTCATACGGTGGGACGCAACACCTGCACTCCCGAGGAGAGAACCCAAAGTGGCCGAGCTGTTCTACGACGCCGACGCCGACCTGTCCATCATCCAGGACCGCAAGGTCGCGGTCATCGGGTACGGCAGCCAGGGCCACGCCCACGCGCTGTCGCTCCGTGACTCGGGTGTCGACGTGCGCGTCGGTCTGCACGAGGGCTCCAAGTCCAAGGCCAAGGCCGAGGAGCAGGGCCTGCGCGTGGTGAGCCCGTCGGAGGCCGCCGCCGAGGCCGACGTCATCATGATCCTCGTCCCGGACCCCATCCAGGCCCAGGTCTACGAGGAGCACATCGCCCCGAACCTGAACGACGGCGACGCCCTGTTCTTCGGCCACGGCCTGAACATCCGCTACGGCTTCATCAAGCCCCCGGCCGGCGTCGACGTCTGCATGGTCGCGCCGAAGGGCCCGGGCCACCTGGTCCGCCGCCAGTACGAGGAGGGCCGCGGCGTTCCCTGCATCGCCGCCGTCGAGCAGGACGCCACGGGCAACGCCTTCGCGCTGGCCCTGTCGTACGCCAAGGGCATCGGCGGCACCCGCGCCGGCGTCATCAAGACGACCTTCACCGAGGAGACCGAGACCGACCTGTTCGGTGAGCAGGTCGTCCTCTGCGGTGGTACCGCGGCCCTCGTCAAGGCGGGCTTCGAGACGCTGACCGAGGCGGGCTACCAGCCGGAGATCGCCTACTTCGAGTGCCTGCACGAGCTGAAGCTGATCGTCGACCTCATGTACGAGGGCGGCCTGGAGAAGATGCGCTGGTCGATCTCCGAGACCGCCGAGTGGGGCGACTACGTCACCGGCCCGCGCATCATCACGGACGCCACCAAGGCCGAGATGAAGAAGGTCCTCGCCGAGATCCAGGACGGCACCTTCGCCCAGACCTGGATGGACGAGTACCACGGCGGTCTGAAGAAGTACAACGAGTACAAGACGCAGGACTCCGAGCACCTGCTGGAGACCACCGGCAAGGAGCTGCGCAAGCTCATGAGCTGGGTCGACGAGGAGGCGTAAGCCTCACGGCCGAGGGGCCGGAGCATCCCCGCTCCGGCCCCTTCGGCGAACCCGGGGTAACGTCGGTGGTACGGCGTTGTCCATCCCGTCCGGCCACGGACGGGTGATCCTTCCGCAGCGGCACAAGACGACGCCCCGTGCGCCACTAGACTGCTGCACACATACGCGTCAGGCCCACAGCGTCGTGCGTCTTCCACGCGCCCACCACCCTCCACCGCCTGCGGCCGTCGGGACGGCCGTCCGCAGCACTGGACTTGTGAGGACTCACGTGAGCTCGAAACCCGTCGTACTCATCGCTGAAGAGCTGTCGCCCGCCACCGTCGACGCGCTGGGCCCGGACTTCGAGATCCGGCACTGCAACGGCGCGGACCGAGCCGAGCTGCTCCCGGCCATCGCCGATGTGGACGCGATCCTGGTCCGTTCGGCCACCAAGGTCGACGCCGAGGCGATCGCCGCAGCGAACAAGCTGAAGGTCGTCGCACGAGCCGGCGTCGGCCTGGACAACGTGGACGTCTCCGCCGCCACCAAGGCCGGCGTGATGGTCGTCAACGCCCCCACCTCGAACATCGTGACCGCCGCCGAGCTGGCCTGCGGTCTGCTCGTCGCCACGGCCCGCAACATCCCGCAGGCCAACGCCGCGCTGAAGAACGGCGAGTGGAAGCGCAGCAAGTACACCGGCGTCGAGCTGGCCGAGAAGACCCTCGGCGTCGTCGGCCTCGGCCGCATCGGCGCGCTCGTCGCGCAGCGCATGTCGGCCTTCGGTATGAAGGTCGTCGCCTACGACCCTTACGTGCAGCCCGCGCGCGCCGCCCAGATGGGCGTCAAGGTGCTGTCGCTGGACGAGCTGCTGGAGGTATCCGACTTCATCACCGTCCACCTCCCCAAGACCCCCGAGACCCTCGGCCTGATCGGTGACGAGGCGCTGCGCAAGGTCAAGCCGAGCGTGCGCATCGTCAACGCCGCGCGAGGCGGGATCGTCGACGAGGAGGCGCTGTACTCCGCCCTCAAGGAGGGCCGGGTCGCCGGTGCCGGTCTCGACGTGTACGCGAAGGAGCCCTGCACGGACTCCCCGCTCTTCGAGTTCGACCAGGTCGTCGCCACCCCGCACCTCGGTGCCTCCACCGACGAGGCGCAGGAGAAGGCCGGTATCGCCGTCGCCCGCTCGGTGCGGCTCGCCCTCGCCGGTGAGCTCGTGCCGGACGCGGTGAACGTCCAGGGCGGCGTCATCGCCGAGGACGTCAAGCCGGGTCTGCCGCTCGCCGAGCGTCTGGGCCGGATCTTCACCGCGCTCGCCGGTGAGGTCGCGGTCCGCCTCGACGTCGAGGTGTACGGCGAGATCACCCAGCACGACGTGAAGGTGCTGGAACTGTCCGCCCTCAAGGGTGTCTTCGAGGACGTCGTCGACGAGACGGTGTCGTACGTCAACGCCCCGCTGTTCGCGCAGGAGCGTGGCGTCGAGGTGCGCCTCACCACCAGCTCCGAGGCGACCGAGCACCGCAATGTCGTCACGGTGCGCGGCACCCTCGCCGACGGCGAGGAGGTGTCGGTGTCCGGCACGCTGGCCGGCCCCAAGCACCTGCAGAAGCTCGTCGCCGTCGGGGAGTTCGACGTCGACCTCGCGCTCGCCGACCACATGATCGTGCTGAAGTACGAGGACCGCCCCGGTGTCGTCGGCACGGTGGGCCGCATCCTCGGCGAGGCGGGCCTCAACATCGCCGGCATGCAGGTGTCGCGGGCGGCGGCCGGCGGCGAGGCGCTGGCGG
It encodes the following:
- the ilvC gene encoding ketol-acid reductoisomerase, with amino-acid sequence MAELFYDADADLSIIQDRKVAVIGYGSQGHAHALSLRDSGVDVRVGLHEGSKSKAKAEEQGLRVVSPSEAAAEADVIMILVPDPIQAQVYEEHIAPNLNDGDALFFGHGLNIRYGFIKPPAGVDVCMVAPKGPGHLVRRQYEEGRGVPCIAAVEQDATGNAFALALSYAKGIGGTRAGVIKTTFTEETETDLFGEQVVLCGGTAALVKAGFETLTEAGYQPEIAYFECLHELKLIVDLMYEGGLEKMRWSISETAEWGDYVTGPRIITDATKAEMKKVLAEIQDGTFAQTWMDEYHGGLKKYNEYKTQDSEHLLETTGKELRKLMSWVDEEA
- the ilvN gene encoding acetolactate synthase small subunit; translation: MSKHTLSVLVENTPGILARIAALFSRRGFNIDSLAVGVTEHPDISRITIVVGVEDLPLEQVTKQLNKLVNVLKIVELEPAQAVQRELVLVKVRADNETRSQIVEIVQLFRAKTVDVSPEAVTIEATGSGEKLTAMLKMLEPYGIKELVQSGTIAIGRGARSITDRSLRALDRSA
- the serA gene encoding phosphoglycerate dehydrogenase, whose product is MSSKPVVLIAEELSPATVDALGPDFEIRHCNGADRAELLPAIADVDAILVRSATKVDAEAIAAANKLKVVARAGVGLDNVDVSAATKAGVMVVNAPTSNIVTAAELACGLLVATARNIPQANAALKNGEWKRSKYTGVELAEKTLGVVGLGRIGALVAQRMSAFGMKVVAYDPYVQPARAAQMGVKVLSLDELLEVSDFITVHLPKTPETLGLIGDEALRKVKPSVRIVNAARGGIVDEEALYSALKEGRVAGAGLDVYAKEPCTDSPLFEFDQVVATPHLGASTDEAQEKAGIAVARSVRLALAGELVPDAVNVQGGVIAEDVKPGLPLAERLGRIFTALAGEVAVRLDVEVYGEITQHDVKVLELSALKGVFEDVVDETVSYVNAPLFAQERGVEVRLTTSSEATEHRNVVTVRGTLADGEEVSVSGTLAGPKHLQKLVAVGEFDVDLALADHMIVLKYEDRPGVVGTVGRILGEAGLNIAGMQVSRAAAGGEALAVLTVDDTVTATVLAEVAAEIGATSARSVNLA